The nucleotide window AAAAGGATCacaatcaaattttaatacACAACCCACACTAACCCCAGTAGGGAAGTAGACCCAAAACCAAATGGGTCCATGAGAAATCTCATAATCAGAAAGGCAACCAATGGGGATTCAGAGAACAAGATGAACATCAAATCTCCAGCCAATAAAGTATAAACACTGGGATGAGGCCAAAGGGTAGGTCCCAAAAACCCCCACTAGGAAATTACCAAAAATGCATGGgcagagagagagaaagcaCCCTATTTAGTAAGAGAAAGTTTTGCCTAGTATATATAGTAtggttaataaataattatttctcttAAATATGTGATAAAGAGTAACTTAGAGTTTATATGTATGCAAGAATGTAATATGTTAAAAGATTAATCTTTCACTCTCTGAAACAAAGATaccctaaacaaaaaaaacaaaagcaagaCAGACCCCACACTGCCACACCACGCTGTCAAGTCTCAACACACACTAACAATAATTGAATTTGAACCATTTGCCTATCTGATTCTAAGCAAATAAATAAACGAAAAGCCATTGTTACAAGCATTTCACACTTAACATATCAAAAAAACAAAGGTTTCTACTTTCTACGATGAGAGACATGAAAGACGCAGGTGCCTTGGGAGGCAAGACAGCAAGAGCCTGCGACAGCTGCGTAAGCAGAAGAGCAAGGTGGTTCTGTGCAGCTGATGATGCTTTCCTCTGCCATGGCTGCGACACTTTGGTTCATTCCGCGAACCAGTTAGCAAGCAGGCACGAAAGGGTTCGGCTTCAAACTGCTTCCTCAAAAGTAACCACCACGCACGCATGGCACAGTGGATTCACACGCAAGGCAAGAACCCCGCGTCACAACAGCAAGCACTTTGCGCTGCAACAGCGTCTCAAAGACGAAGTTCTCTTCAACAACACCAGTGTTCTTCCCCTCGTGCCGGAGCTCGGAGGGGAAGaacaagaaccggtggttgtgGATAACGATGAGACGGAGGAGCAGATGCTGTGTCGGGTGCCCGTGTTCGACCCTTTTGATGTGAGAACCGATGACTTGGATAGTTTTTCTGACATGGATTTCGCTGAGTTTGCTGCTGATGTTGAAAGCCTACTTGATAAAGAAGACGATGAAATAAGTGCGTGTGTGGGAgggggagagggagagggagagggagttCAAGGTGCAATGGTGAaggttaaggatgaagaagaaattGATGGTGATGTAGCGTGTTATCTGGAATCGGTTTTTGATGATGCCTTTCATTGGAATAACATTGAGTCTGTGCTGTCAGATGCACGGGAAGAGAAGGAGGGTGTGGTGGCGTGTGATGTAGGTGTCGGTGATGAAGAAGGAGGAACAAAGAGAGACATATTTTTGAGACTAAACTATGATGAGGTTATTACTGCTTGGTCTAGCCAAGGTTCTTCTCCATGGACAACTTCAAACCCACCTAAGTTCAACTCTGATTATGACTTCTCCTTGGTACTACTACTACTTCTAATACTTGACTTTCTTTTTTCAATGATTTTGTGCTTGTTtggattaaaatttacaaatttaagtTTGAAAGTTCAAACCGAGTTTGCAAAAATAGTCCTcccttttctttcatttcaaattaagttTTAAGGAAAAATTGAAGCTAAACACAATTTACAATGCAACCCAACTGAAAACTAAACAAGAgtctttttcaattttacttttttaatagaCTTTGGGAGCCTCCCAACTGAAAATTAACCGAACATGCCCTTTATCTCTTTGAGTAATGCTAGCTAGTATATAAGCTATGCATGCACAATTGTATCTATCGTCATCTATGATTGACATGTGAGTGTTTGTTATTTTCAGGGTTTGAGTGGTGTAGGTGGGGAAGTAAGAAGCTTAAGGGGGCACCTAGATGGTGGAAGAGAAGCAAGAGTGTCAAGGTATAGAGAGAAGAGAAGGACTCGTTTGTTTGCAAAGAAGATAAGATATGAAGTAAGGAAGTTGAACGCAGAGAAAAGGCCTAGAATGAAAGGTCGTTTTGTGAAGAGGACATGCTTTGTTGGAGCCAATGCTTTTCCTGCTTACCACTGACATCAATCAATTAACGGATCCATCTTTGCTTTTTCTGCAAATTTGGGTTAATACTTGGTTTGGCTATATATATGTACGTATATATAGCCTGTATTATATAAATACTAGTAAATAATATTACTGGGCCAGGTTAATTTTACTAGAATTGTTGCTTGGGATATTTCTGTCTATATATATCTCTAGACAGGTTTAGTAATTAGTACTAATTAATGATCATCTTTATTGGCAGGTTTAAGCCTTTTGGAATCCCTTTTCATTGTTTCTTATTAGAAATTCAATTGTTCAATGCTGATGCTGTTATTAGCTAGTTGATATTTTAGGCTGctggattttatatatatttatctgcTAGATCGTGACTTCAGTTTCATGTTTTATGTACATGAAGAACAAAACAACATGAGGGTCAGAGTTGCAAATATTAATGCATCACAAATTTGAACAAATTCATTAATAATCTTCTCAAGTTATGTACTGCATGATGGGAATCTGGAATTCATCTCAGTGAGAAAGGCCGGGTTGGAAATTGGAATAGTTGTTAATGCAATTAATtggatttaaaaatatatggaaGCGTAGTTATGGAAAGAGGAAAGCCACCCCATACCTATATATATTAAGACAATAAATCCAGCTTCTGCTTAGTGGTGGTTTAAAACTGTTAAAAGCATATAAGAATGGATTTAAAAAAACGTAATCAGTTTCTTTTAAGGCAACATAATCAGTTTTCACTCAAACTAAAACACTCCTaaaattcatgttatttttcacttatgtcatgtaatttatttctttcctaattttcatgctctatatttcttttattcttacCAAATAGACATATCAAATGTTTTTCCAAGAACAATCTCATATACTTGtggtaaaattaaatttgttatatcAAGGAGTATAGCAAGTTAAAGGGTCTCTTATGAAATTGTTCTTATTCCGTTGAGTGGGGACAAAAGTTTTGTAGGGTTATTCACTATCTTTTTAAGTTTGTTTAGAAAACGTGTAAGTTTTATTTAACATAACAAACACTTTTGCGAAGAATTTTTATAGACATGAGTAAAGTAGTTTatcagaagaaataaaaaactttaagtaacaaattaaatcacgttaataagtttttttttattctttatggtatattatttgttgtattttcatCATCCATCCTTACTATGTGGGGTTTTGCCCCCAACACATAGAACTAACAGTGGCATACAATACTTCTATGGGGGTTCACCATTACTATTTCACAGGGAACGATGTGTGGAATTACAATACTTTTTCATTAGATTtagttttgataaagaaaatcattcaaataaaagattttattatCTCCAAAGAACTAAATACGGAATGAGCCAAAAAGAGAATTCAATCTTGGAGCACTAATGAACAATTGCTTGTTGgcaaagtctatgaatacattagaggtACCAAGCCTACTATTAGTTGGTGTTCTGTTATATGGAACCCAGCAATTCcccctaagatgtctttcattCTATGGCTTGTTAAAAGGAACCGGctgcttactcttgacaaagctgcttttttgaacaagggttTCGTCTGtcctttatgttcaaatgaggtTGAGTCAAATGCTcgtttgttcttttcttgcaggaaatctctctaagtttgggctcacattcgtgatttggctcCTTTTCGCAGACGTTTCACTTCTTTGCAgcgcattactgactctttaattaggggcTGACCCACATCAGGTGTTCAAAGAAAATTTCGTTGTCTGGCTATAAcaattacagtctactgcatctgactgtctaggaacaagctgatttttgaagattatcaattttctgtaatagaggttattaacaagattaagtttcttatgtatagacaagcgtACTTGTTACAATTGTTTTAACATCTTGATGTAGACcttcttgtattagggatacttttgattttctctagCTGCGGGATATGTCCcatttattgttgtatcattttaagtttaatataatttacatttttcccaACAGTGGCAGCTTATTACTGAAATCAAAAATGAAAACTCCTATCAACAACCACAAGCTCATCATCATGAGTCATGACCTCTGCATGTATggtcatatttatatttattcagGATACAAATTCAACAAGATGTGCCCACTTGCGTCCATGGTCGGTACATACaattataaatgatataataactTGTAATTAAATTGTCTTTCTGATAGCTCGAGAGCTACATGCATAAGCGCAGTAGATGACAGATCATGACATGCAAGTTTTGTTCTCTCCCTATATATGAGCAATGAGTGGTTACTGGACcagattttatgaaaatgaaataacGGAAACTTCAAAAAGGTAATTGGCTCAGGCAGAAACTCAAAATGGCAAATGGGTCAGCACACGacatataatcatcatcatGTCTCAATTTGTATTGCTTGGTCCCTCCCAATCACTCACACGATCCTTAACTTTTCTTTATGAATTACTTTCCTTTTTATGGGTCCCTTTCTGCTGCAATTAGCTTCCCGTTAATAGGAGTAGAGCCACCCAATATATGCTAGCTGTTCCGTCTCCTTTCAACTTGCACTTTTGAACATGCATGGTCCTTTCCTAATTGAgaggaatgttttttttttttaagtcataatTGAGAGGAATGTGTCTAGGATTTTTTTCCTCCCACTTCATATCATTGCTAGTTCATATCATTTCCTAATTGACTCaaagttgtttttatttcaCGAGTCTCTAATTCAATTTGGCCAGCAATGCTAAGTTCATGCGTTTGACTTTCCTAACGTCCAAACCACCCTATCTCTTCTTAGTTACTTTTTCCAAGCCACCGAGATAGATTTTCATTATCTTTTTCTGAATATCCCCAAGCAATCTTAATAAATAGAGCCAACAAGATGGATTTTCCTTCTCCTTAAAGAATCTTTTGAACGCATTAACtctattattaattgaaatttattgatgAATGGTGTGGGTAGTCTATTCAAGCATGACATAATATTGATTCactaaaaaatcaatttcacgGAGTACTATTATATCTTACAAATCTTTCCGCAAATCTTAGTAATACCTtggcaaaaaaattaaatgaaaaatatgtatattaatgatttaaaaacattaaaatattcaatactttttttttatttagtaagaATATTGGTAAGAAAAATTTGTAGAaagatttagaattattttttcaaacatcTTAACCATTAATGTTGGTTATGTTCaagaatatattttagttaacttCTAACATTTTTTACTAGTCGAAAAATTTGttgttaaaaacttattttattgttCATTAAACAAGTTTTAGTAACATATTGTAACGTTTGTTGAAATATTacttgaagtaatatttttaaaatgtcagcttctaatttttagttagttttttttatatttttttaatttttatcctcaatatatttatccaatttttttattctttttaaataaatcatagttttaatatttttttgtcattttaaacTTTTCACCTGCTTTAACCGTTAGTTTTACcgaacatttataattttaaaagttaatttttgagCTTTCAATGGttggtttttgttaatagaTTGATAAATGTatcaattttatcacaagtagtaaagattaaaatggAAGTACAAGTGTTGAATTCACATGAACTTTGATTGTACTTAAATGATGCAAACTCAATTATTAAACAATGAGAAGAagtggaaaataaaatgaattgtaAGTGTGAAAATtgggataaaagaaaagaagaaagataacaagaaaaataaataatagtttaaATGCGAAAAGATGAAGTTAGAATCCAATAATGTTAGAGCCTAGTATGTCAAAACTACTTATAATGAAAGGTAAAAGACTTATCCTTGTTTCCACCCGCATCTATTCAATTACACTATCTTTGGTTTCCCACATGAAGGACCGTTTATTTATCATTTACCCCCAAATTTCTTTGCAGagacaaaaataacaaatcatATTAAGATAAGAGATGCAAAGATTCTTTAATTTGGGCAAAACAAATGTCAATCTATTTCTAGCAATGAATTTATTTAGATattatttctcaatttttttagaaaataatcatttttcaattcattaCCCTCTAAACATTATATGAGTGGTCAGACCATAATGACAGGAAAGCATAAAGAGAAATAATAGAAACaaaattgcattaaatagataatatgaAAGAATTACATTACAAGAGTTTGGTCTCAGTCTTCTAACAAAAGgagtttagcctctcataaCCATGAAAGACTTTACACCTTACGAACTAATGAAAGAAGGGGTTGGATGactaataacaagaaaaaaaaaagggaatgaCTAAGGAAGATGATTTCTCCTAAGAGATAGACTCAGGCTTTGGATAAATCTTAGACTCGGTGTGTATTTTTCTTGTGCTTCGTACTCCTTTTATGGACCTAAGATGGCTTACTAAGAGAGCTGTccaatttttctaattttttcttcaaagttttttctttcaatatttgcattcattttcttccaaagcacttgaattcttcttctttcaaattttgctaataaaaaattgcaaatatattaattttttccattaaaaacaacaataaaataaaaaaaattataattacttttaaataaaattgactatcaaattaactcaaatttcacggttattatttttttaatttttaggtaAATTTTCAACTAAATTTTACCGAAGATAACTATTGTTTCGTAACATTTActtcattaaaaataagaatcaatTTAACAAGCAACATTAAGTAGTTAATGAATCAAGTTACGACTAAACTTATGATCCAGCTTTACTCATTGTTAACCCTACTCCTGAAGAGATTAATCTTAATCTCGTAGTCTTTACTGTTGCCTGTCGCTTTCTATGGAAATGGTCAAGGAGCACAAAGCTAAAAGTACATGAGAAAATTTTCTACCCAGGCCAAcaaatatatagttttaatctaaattaaatatttattttatataacataagtttatataaattataatatatataatacaattaaattttatgacaaAGAAATATTTTGAGTGTATagattatattgtatatttataataaataatttatattgtaatatagagttatttttaattattgataattttttaaaaaatatattgaaattcaagttaaaattaaaaatattaaaaatgatagattaacAAAAtaagcagtaaaaaaaaaacctcataCAAACGCTCTAGTTGAATAATGTCAATTACTAAAAATGTTATTGTAAAAGATAATcattctaattctaatttatAGAGAGAGAGGTAACGTTGTTTTTGGCTccatttgattcaatttttcaTCAAAAGTCTCTTagaatcaaacttaaaaaatatatacggttcagtttttttttttttttttaaattcaaaccaACCCAAACAAATATTGTGTTGTTTGATTCGATCCGATTTTTGtagtttttactaaaatataattacattaaaaatatgttgATAACAATCCACTTAACTTATTAATATGCTAAAccttttacaataaaatatacaaaatttcatttattttaaatcaaatatatcttaaaaagtcatttaaaaaaaaagtaatatccATTATATAAGTTTCATATACATAACACTATAAAATATTGTGAAATTTAAGTGGTACAcacataaaatacataatacTAAAGTAATATAAGTGTTAGTACAAGTGTTACGGTTTGGATCAATTTCAAAAATACAAACTGAACTGAACCAATcggtttgagaaaaaaaatcatcgaaaaaaattcaaaaagaattgatttagtttgattttcaagtttttttagcaattttttatttttattttagattgatTTGAATTTGAACACCTATGCATAGAGGGATTAGCACCAAAGCAACAAGAATTGAACATGCGCATGCAGGGTCACAATCCACTACTAATTTGTGAACATATAACTCAATTATTATCCTTTCAGTATTATCATTCTTGTCTTTTCCTTCTAAGAtaggaggaaaaagaaaaagccagataAAAAATATACCTAACCGTTGGATACTTCACACACACATATTTATAAAtcttgatgtaaaaaaaatgtatgtgtattatataattcataaacTCAACAGTTACTCGGTTAGTGGTGCTTATGTATCGTATAATACATGAATTCGGTAGTTATTCGACTACTGATAATCTCTAATTTCCTATGATCACACATAACATTTAGAGAATTCAAACCCAATTAACTTGATCCTTAGAATCCTTTTACAGATATTTTCTCCGACTCCAGCACTTAGTCAGAACAGTTGGCAAGTAAACAACTTCCAAAACTCGATCACAGCTCACTGGAGCTTAGTCATAACAATATGTataaatattgataaataaaatagctattaatagaataaaaataaagggaaaatgtGAACTTTGTTGATATTTCTCTTTTACTTTCAAAAACTCttctactttaatttaaaatcaaaattttaatcatttataaatGGTGctttaatagattaaaaaaaacaaatgagagGTAAAGGAGAACCGCTCTATCAATCGCATGGTTAGATAATATTTCAATGAAAGGAATCTAGGCTCTAAATTATTTAGTTGGACACCGTGTGTgacttgttttaaatttttgatacCTAAGTTTAATTCTTACCGAttcaaaaaataagatgatCAGGATACCGATGATATTtcgtaattaattataaattatcttattttaatctCTGGTAATGATTTGATCATGTTTTCCTGTTTTAAGGAGATAATTATATCTATCATTTTCGATCCGTAATTTTtagagtaataaataaatcagttTAAAGCATTTCCAATTAAGATTCTTGGAGgattttttaagtgaaaaaacTATTTCTTGTAGTTTCTTTTccattaaaacaaatttatgtgAAAGAAATAAGAGTtgtatcttttataaaaaaacaatttcttactagcaaagaataatatttatcttattgATTTTGTTCAATGTCAttgtgttttatttaataatttaaaaaatataaaagtacgagttttttgaaattttttaacattGGAATATAATTATTGATGGATTTCTTACAAATAAGACATAgtggaaattataaaaaataatgttagaaCGACCAAATAACTAAAAATCCTCACTTAAAAgattcatattaaaaataagattaatatatTCCTGATATTGGCTTAAATTGTGTCACCTAGCCGAGGTATGTACTCGGTTTGACCAAGTATCTTTCAGATAATATTGGATTAACAAATAGACCTGCAACTGCATCTCCAAATTCGATAGTAGCATATATGATCTCAGAACTTGGCCAATACCAAAACTGC belongs to Glycine soja cultivar W05 chromosome 5, ASM419377v2, whole genome shotgun sequence and includes:
- the LOC114413612 gene encoding zinc finger protein CONSTANS-LIKE 16-like; translated protein: MRDMKDAGALGGKTARACDSCVSRRARWFCAADDAFLCHGCDTLVHSANQLASRHERVRLQTASSKVTTTHAWHSGFTRKARTPRHNSKHFALQQRLKDEVLFNNTSVLPLVPELGGEEQEPVVVDNDETEEQMLCRVPVFDPFDVRTDDLDSFSDMDFAEFAADVESLLDKEDDEISACVGGGEGEGEGVQGAMVKVKDEEEIDGDVACYLESVFDDAFHWNNIESVLSDAREEKEGVVACDVGVGDEEGGTKRDIFLRLNYDEVITAWSSQGSSPWTTSNPPKFNSDYDFSLGLSGVGGEVRSLRGHLDGGREARVSRYREKRRTRLFAKKIRYEVRKLNAEKRPRMKGRFVKRTCFVGANAFPAYH